In a genomic window of Lycium ferocissimum isolate CSIRO_LF1 chromosome 9, AGI_CSIRO_Lferr_CH_V1, whole genome shotgun sequence:
- the LOC132030745 gene encoding transcription factor IBH1-like 1, with protein sequence MSNTGSLKQEFLKKWIQGLKACSAKKKEMSIMERKKAIKLSADLAMASARNSTTYWSHTLMANALQANKNKFIVSDILGNDSDHGIKKSSMRVLATSHKNMRSKKILKKSCSISRRSKKKALGRCIARNLVNKRTQVLKRLVPGGEYMDDECLIKETLDYILSLRVQVDVMRHLANNATHAVSHTTTTS encoded by the coding sequence ATGTCGAATACTGGTTCACTCAAGCAAGAATTTCTCAAGAAATGGATACAAGGACTTAAAGCATGCAGtgctaaaaagaaagaaatgagcataatggagagaaagaaagctaTAAAGCTATCAGCAGATTTGGCCATGGCTTCCGCAAGAAACTCTACAACATATTGGAGCCATACCCTTATGGCCAATGCTTTACAAGCTAACAAAAACAAATTCATTGTTTCCGACATTCTCGGCAATGACTCTGATCATGGCATAAAAAAATCTTCAATGAGAGTACTGGCCACGTCGCATAAGAACATGAGAAGCAAGAAAATTCTCAAGAAAAGTTGTAGCATTTCAAGAAGAAGTAAAAAGAAGGCTTTAGGTCGTTGTATAGCAAGAAATCTAGTGAATAAGAGAACCCAAGTTCTAAAAAGACTTGTCCCTGGAGGAGAATACATGGATGATGAATGTTTGATCAAAGAAACCTTAGATTATATCCTTTCACTAAGAGTTCAAGTTGATGTTATGAGGCATCTTGCTAATAATGCTACTCACGCGGTTTCTcatactacaacaacatcatag
- the LOC132030746 gene encoding uncharacterized protein LOC132030746, with protein MLSTSLSRSFCEAAKMGKEAEFVHLKKKPMKKRKKNQLLNKVLDYLMSDTFMFAPLYSSSSSSVPDGIEEDKPLDNVGDYLKSDDYLYAPLLIFPPQASVHVSKGPVPIQEEMDRKRSADVLKGGTGKADEPGRKIVNVVSKDHNMDGFPHTKSPMVTRTRVRRETVKHMIYQNC; from the exons ATGCTCTCTACATCTCTTTCTCGTTCTTTCTGTGAGGCAGCAAAGATGGGTAAAGAAGCGGAGTTTGTTCACCTGAAGAAGAAACCCATGAAGAAACGCAAAAAGAATCAACTTCTCAACAAAGTCTTGGATTATCTCATGTCTGACACTTTTATGTTTGCACCTCTCtattcttcctcctcctcctctgtTCCTGATG GAATTGAGGAAGATAAACCCCTGGACAACGTTGGGGATTATTTGAAGTCTGATGACTATTTGTATGCCCCCTTGCTTATTTTCCCACCTCAGGCTTCGGTTCATGTATCTAAAG GGCCGGTTCCTATACAAGAAGAGATGGACAGAAAGAGATCTGCTGATGTGCTAAAAGGAGGGACTGGAAAAGCGGATGAACCTGGTAGGAAGATAGTTAATGTGGTTAGCAAAGATCATAACATGGATGGTTTTCCTCATACTAAGAGTCCTATGGTCACACGTACTCGGGTACGTAGAGAGACTGTGAAGCACATGATCTATCAAAACTGCTGA
- the LOC132030747 gene encoding very-long-chain aldehyde decarbonylase CER3-like: MEAPLSTWPWEKLGSFKYLLYGPFVAKVMYSRYEEDSIKATWCLHVLILCALRCLIYQLWSSFSNMLFLTRNRRIIKEGVDFKQIDKEWDWDNFILLQALMASLAYYMLPNLVNLPIWDLNGFMVITILHIVFSEPLYYYLHKCFHGSYLFKHYHSLHHSSAIPQPFTAGHATFLEQILLSAVIGIPILGSCLMGYGSMATIYGYVLVFDFLRCLGHCNFEIIPHRLFLAFPFMKYLLYTPTYHTLHHTKMGTNYCLFMPLFDVLGDTLNPKSWDMHTKASIESGKNGRVPDFVFLAHVVDLTSALHVPYIFRSFSSTPFSTKLYIIPLLPLAFLAMLVMWLYSKPFLNTFYNLRGYLHQTWVVPRFGFQYFLPFAAQGINKQIEQAILRADKLGVKVISLAALNKNEALNGGGTLFVNKHPNLRVRVVHGNTLTAAVILNEIPKHITEVFLTGATSKLGRAIALYLCTRQVRVLMLTSSTERFQKIQKEAPAECQKYLIQVTKYQAAKNCKTWIVGKWITPREQKFAPAGAHFHQFVVPPVLPFRSDCTYGDLAAMRLPSDVQGLGSCEYTMERGVVHACHAGGVVHSLEGWTHHEVGAIDVHRIDLVWEAALKHGLMPVSSFPKTD, from the exons atgGAAGCTCCTTTGTCAACTTGGCCATGGGAGAAGTTGGGAAGTTTCAAG TATTTACTGTATGGACCATTTGTTGCAAAAGTGATGTACTCAAGATATGAAGAAGACAGCATCAAGGCAACATGGTGCCTACATGTTCTCATATTATGTGCACTTAGATGTCTCATTTATCAATTATGGTCCTCTTTCAGTAACATGTTGTTCTTAACCCGAAACCGAAGGATCATAAAAGAAGGGGTTGATTTTAAGCAAATTGACAAAGAATGGGACTG gGATAATTTTATACTCCTTCAAGCTCTAATGGCTAGTTTAGCCTATTACATGTTGCCAAATCTTGTTAATCTTCCTATATGGGATTTAAATGGCTTCATGGTGATCACAATCCTCCATATAGTATTTTCAGAACCCCTTTACTACTACTTACATAAGTGCTTCCATGGAAGCTATCTCTTCAAACATTATCACTCACTTCATCATTCATCAGCTATACCTCAACCTTTTACAG CTGGTCATGCTACATTTTTGGAGCAAATTTTATTAAGTGCAGTGATTGGAATTCCAATTCTAGGGTCCTGTCTAATGGGATATGGATCAATGGCTACAATCTATGGCTATGTATTGGTCTTTGATTTCTTAAGATGTTTGGGCCATTGCAATTTTGAGATTATTCCTCATCGACTATTTCTTGCCTTTCCATTCATGAAGTACCTTCTTTACACTCCAAC ATACCACACCCTACATCACACAAAGATGGGGACAAATTATTGCCTATTTATGCCACTATTTGATGTGCTAGGCGACACTCTTAACCCAAAATCATGGGATATGCACACAAAAGCAAGTATTGAATCAG GTAAAAATGGGAGGGTGCCAGATTTTGTGTTCTTGGCTCATGTAGTAGACTTGACATCGGCGTTGCACGTACCGTATATTTTCAGATCATTTAGTTCAACTCCATTCAGTACAAAGCTCTACATAATTCCTTTATTACCTCTCGCATTCCTGGCCATGCTTGTCATGTGGCTCTACTCCAAGCCCTTTTTGAACACTTTTTACAACCTAAGAGGCTACTTGCACCAAACTTGGGTGGTCCCTCGCTTTGGTTTTCAG TATTTCTTGCCATTTGCAGCACAAGGCATTAATAAACAAATAGAGCAAGCAATTCTTAGAGCTGATAAATTGGGAGTCAAAGTCATCAGCCTTGCAGCATTAAACAAG AACGAGGCACTAAATGGAGGTGGGACACTATTTGTGAACAAGCATCCTAACCTTAGAGTtagagtagtacatggaaataCCTTAACAGCAGCTGTTATCCTTAATGAAATTCCAAAGCATATCACTGAGGTTTTCTTAACTGGAGCCACCTCTAAACTTGGAAGAGCTATTGCTCTTTACCTTTGCACTAGACAAGTTCGTGTCCTT ATGCTAACTTCATCAACTGAAAGATTTCAAAAGATCCAAAAGGAAGCTCCAGCTGAATGCCAAAAGTACCTTATCCAGGTGACAAAGTATCAGGCAGCTAAAAACTGCAAG ACATGGATAGTTGGAAAATGGATAACACCAAGAGAGCAGAAATTTGCTCCAGCAGGAGCACATTTCCACCAGTTTGTGGTACCTCCTGTTTTACCCTTTAGAAGTGACTGTACATATGGTGATCTTGCTGCCATGAGATTGCCTTCTGATGTTCAAGGACTTGGATCTTGTGAG TATACAATGGAAAGAGGAGTAGTACATGCATGCCATGCTGGAGGAGTGGTACATTCATTGGAAGGCTGGACACACCATGAAGTTGGGGCTATTGATGTACACAGAATTGACTTAGTCTGGGAGGCTGCCTTGAAACATGGATTAATGCCTGTCTCAAGTTTCCCAAAGACTGATTAG